In Ornithodoros turicata isolate Travis chromosome 1, ASM3712646v1, whole genome shotgun sequence, the DNA window gctGGTACGCAATCGCCTTtacgtacgtaagagatagcgttggtggtcctgcgcacgcgcaaaacataaataGAGCTTCGCgctgtgcgcagaaccaccacgctatttcttacgtacgcaaaggtgataacgtacgatgtactaaaactcactaataattGATAATAATTTATTATTGATTGATAATTGTTATTTGTATGATCGTATAACCCCAAAATGGCAATCTATCTTTACTGTTCTAAAGAAACATTTAGATAGAAGACGTTCCTGTGATTTCtggagagttttagtgcaaaaataaataaataaaactgtACCTAATTAGACGGGTAATGAAACAAATCACACCTCTCGTGTTTATAAACTTCAAACCCTTCGAGACAGCAAGACGTAACAATGATTAATCCCACTTAGTAAAAACCATCACTTCTCCCAGAAGTCAGTcttttatttgatttgattttttgTACTTCTCAGCGTGTACAAgacatgctttcttttttcttctcttttttttttcgtgtagaATCAACTGAAAGGTGTAATAACATGCAGTGATAGTGAAAGTGTTTGAAAGAAATCCCATTTGAAACAATGTTTTAAACGGAATATACATCGCCCTGAAATGGTGTTTTTTTGTAGAATGTTCCATATAAAAGTATGCTTTGTTACACAAACCATACTTTCAAATGCGCTAAATTCAAATTTCAAACCATTCaaaattaataaattcaattaaaTAAATTCAAAATATAAATTTCAATTCAAATTTCAATCTACGCCATTTAGAAGACTGCTTCAGACAGCAGCGTATAGCCAGAGAAATAtttgggaggggttctatggggactttacatggggtagGAGGATTGCACCCTCGTTGCCCTCTCCCAAATGAACTTCCAAGGGTAagatttcgggggggggggtgaacccCCCGAACCCTCAACCCACCCAACACGCAGCTACGCCACTGGCTTCAGCAACTCCCTTCTGTATGGCGTGAAACTTACACAACAAAGAAGTCGAGCTGAAGATTGgagaggtgatgggttcgaatcctaccaccggctgtgctgtctgaggttttcccttggttttccgaagaccttccagacgaatgtcggcacagttccccctgaagtcggcccgggacgcatactaagcccccggtcccccactccttcctgctgtcctctctccatctgtccatgtctgtacgctgctcatagccacagttgcttcgcggcgctaacacagaataaaaaacaCCAGAAAGGTACCATACGACAAGACACTCACACCCTAAATGTATAAAAAGAAATACTGTGTAGATGACGACCAGGGCTGTTGCAAAAACCTAAGTCATCAAACAGTTTAACCACGTAAGTTTCCATTTCGCTGACGTGAGTTGTGGCCACACTAACCTGGGACATATAGGGGAAGAGGGAAGACGCGTACTTTCAATTAACCGTGCCTCCACTTACAAAATGTAGaagagaaaatatttttcaaACGTTTCATCAACACAAATTTATCCGGTTAGAAACAATGGTGAGTACACTTGATATCGGAAATTTACGGCAGCTAACTCGGCGTCGACTGCCGACTCGATATTGGATGTGACAAGTGTGAGTGTACACGCGATATATTTTCTCGTCAGTGCTTCTTGccatcatcatctcatcatcatgtTCAGCTGCAGACGTGACGATGCCTAcagctgtgaggccaacaacggcaagctgttaccctcaccaccaccaccaccatcatcaccaccatcaccaccatcatcaccaccatcatcaccaccatcatcaccaccaccatcaccaccactaccGCTCCGCTATACCGTTAGGCCGTATTCCAAGACATGATCCATGACAGGCCGAAGGTGCTCTCGCGCTAAGAAGAAGAGCATCAGGCTCACTTTTGCCGCCTTCAACCTCGTATGCGGATATGAAGGAGCGTTTTCATAATAATACTTTCAGGAGCGTTtcttgggtccttgttctaaccttgtgcagcaccgtcaatgcctgtactcattctatctgttcttgacgtctacCAGCCTGCTTGAGCTTctctgacctcagagcttttggcatgaatgcggagatgtgatcttcacagcactatacatctccggtggccgaccggttgaaatccccatcagttacgacgcactcgcgtgtgtgatatctcatttgcgtgtgtcatgtgtgtgtgtgtgcgtgtgtgtatgcctcatctttttcatcgtcatcccactcatatattatcTCACATGCCCTGAGGtgtggtaccgcaattgttgcggtgaaacaTATCACCCCATCGTTATTCGTGTAGttattgttgttcttgttgataAAGACATAGACCACACAAGTGTACTGCATACAGTTACTGGCGCAGTGGGACACTTTTAGCAATCTATAGAAAATGAAGATCGAAAAAGGTCGTACGACCTATTTTAGCCGTcaatttatttttcgtgttgTGTTTTTCAACCCTTCGCTGTGGGAATTTACATTCGCTGGTGCTACTACATCccgcttagaaatgaacttcaccgcatagcacgctcctagccaaccaccatctcgaatgatagcgttatctgccctgatttgttgaaaactggaggcgtacgccttttatgGCGTACATGGCATTATTGCATAATAGCATGCATAACGGCAAGGCATAATTGGCGTACgctaattatgaacagcataagtgtcacaaaaaaggtttacgcctcccgttttcaacaaattggggcaggtaacgatatcattcgagattatggttggccaggaacgtgctatgcggtgaagttcatttttaagagtgcactcttaaaacataacTCCGCCAAAAAACACGCTGAAGGACAAAGATTGCACTGAATAATATGTAATCACCCTTGATTTCTGGAAAGCGTACGCCCTTTTATAACAATTAACGtatctgcataagtgtcacaaaaaggcgtgcgcttcCCGTCCTCAATAAATCATGAGAGAGAAAAGATGTCATTCCTGATGATAGTCGGCCTGGAGCGTGTTGTGTGACGCGCGTGTCGGGGTTACGAGATGGCACGCTTGACAACATTGATTGCGTGTTTATGAGAGCAGAATAGTGTACTGAGCCACATAGCGGTTGGACGCACCTTGAGACAAGGCATGAGTCAACGCCTGTAACGACACTCTGCCACCGGTTCTTGCCTGTAATTATTTGAATCCAACAGACCGATCATAGTCCTTAACTTGAAGTGCGTACTATAATCGCTAAAGAGGCTCCCATGCGAATCCATGAGATACAATCAGCTGTACCAGCGCTGTACGGGAAGCAACCTTTATGTAGTCACCCTGTCGATCTATAACAATACGACATATTGGTTGAGTCAACTTGCATGGCGGCTCCCCCAGGAGGGGCAGGGCTCCCACCATTGGACCGCAGCGTTCTCCAATGGCGCAGCCCATCTTCGACCCGTGCTCCGCCTCCGAACCTCCCCGCTCTCGTGCTCACAAAACGGTGGTGGCATTCGCGGATTCAACTCTCCAAAGAACCGTCCGTCGCCGTCGGCATCCCATGCCCAGGCAGCTGCAGCTCCCGCCGGccagccatgctggaatttaacaGCGGGGCAAGCCCAGCTACCAGCGCTTCGTCCATGCTTTCGATGCTCAACGTCAACATGGAGTCTTCTCGCCCCAACGCTTTTTTGCTGGGCAATCCACCTCTGGCCGCACTTCACTCCATGGCCGACCTCAAGGCAAGTGCCAGCCAGGCCCACTACACCCCAGCGTCGCAGCCCCTTAAGCCACAGACTGCCTTGTCTTGCGCCTACACGATGGCCTCCGGGACTCCGCATGGGATCAACGACATTCTGGGCCGGCCCATCGGACAGACGGCCGTCGGGCCCGCCGCTAGCCTCAGTGCCATTGGGCTGCCCCGTTTTGGACTTGGGGTCGGTGCAGGCATGTACTTCAATCCTGCAAACGGACTGCATAAGATGGGACTGAGTGACCTTCCCGGAAGGCCACACTTGTACTGGCCAAGTGTCGTACAGAACCCGTCACTGTGGAGGGACCGTCTCTCTTCGGCTTCAGGTGAGAGCACGTGACACATGGTCATGCTCCACAGACACTCCACCTGTAGCACATACTTCACAACGCCATTTATTCACTGTAGGAATGGGCCTTTTCCTTGACAACGCATCTATTTTAATCATAAACTTGCTAACGGGCGAGATAAGAACTTCTGAAGCGGCTTTTACAGGTTTTACCAATACATTGCACGCCTACACAAAAGAGATGTACTGCACGGCAGATAGGACGCATTCAGTTCTTCATAACGTAATCCCGGGTGCATGCGAAATTATTGTTGTTCCGCATTATAAGAGAAATTTAGCCGACATATCGTCATAACGAAACTGTCGTTGTAGCAAGAGTATCTTCCACAGACATATCGGCTATGCGAACCGCACGCGTACACCGAGAAAAATCGTACAAGCAGTTCGAAATCCATAATGGTGAGCTACAACGAGAAAGAAATATTTTCATTCACCTGTAAGGGGCTACACGACCCAATGGATTGCAATGACACAACTAAGTGTGCCAGTGTAAGACATTGGATCATGGGGCCCCATATGTTTGTATTTTCCTTAACGGTTTATGAATGGGCGATATCGCATACAGATAAAGTACTTGTAGAAAGTAATTCTGACAATGGACGTAGTCGAACAGAATTCTCGCTACAAACACAGATAACTACATGGCCGCGTGACGCGACCACTCCAGATCCGTCCTCCATGAATATACCACGAAGATTACTGCGAGCAATGGGGGTAGAGACACGCCACGAAAAGAAACTTGTTAATGTTATTTTTCCACAGTGAAACTCCGCGTTTTAACTCCTTGTTTAGTAAATGTTACCGAAGAAAGGTTTCACAGGGAATGAGGCAACGAGGCGATGTATAGAAAGCTGTTTTCTGAACGCATAATGCATATGCAAACTCGAGACGGACACTTACCACGTGAACCGAAGAGATGAAGTATACATGTATATAGATACGTAGAACATGTTAGTATAACTACAGTATGTAGTTTAGACTATATCAAATACCTGGAAAGGAATTTAATTATAGCAAAATGGTAAATATCTCAAAAAGTATTTAGGGTACATTTAAGGTACTTGAGGATTGGTCGTCAAACAGATAATCTTTTTTTAAAGCTCTATATAGGCTTCATCGACCCGTAGTCGTAGTATTTCAAAATGTCCGCCTGTCTGCCTTCCTCTCTTTCTTCGACAAATAACCTTCCTTGAGGAGACAGAGAGACACTGGACTGGACTCGTAACATGTTATCAATCTCCTTTGTGATTTGAAATAGGATGCAGATACCTTACTTAGTATGCAAAAAATACTGGATAAGGTACTCAAATGCAAACGAAAGCATTTAAAGCACTATCTTGAGAACGCTAcccaagatacgtacaagtctgagtaTAGTACATCGGAAATACGTGTTTCATCACTTCCACGCTCCTGTGTTCTCTTgtgttgacgtcatcatatTTAAAATATTCGTTTGATCTTCTATTGAAGACTGGAGGATGAGTCAATTCACATTCTGATTTGATTATAAGCACAGAAATTTATTGGCATATCATGCATAATGTGAACAAAA includes these proteins:
- the LOC135397430 gene encoding homeobox protein Nkx-6.2-like; amino-acid sequence: MLEFNSGASPATSASSMLSMLNVNMESSRPNAFLLGNPPLAALHSMADLKASASQAHYTPASQPLKPQTALSCAYTMASGTPHGINDILGRPIGQTAVGPAASLSAIGLPRFGLGVGAGMYFNPANGLHKMGLSDLPGRPHLYWPSVVQNPSLWRDRLSSASVPQNCLDKDGKKKHTRPTFSGHQIYVLEKTFEQTKYLAGPERAKLAYALGMSESQVKVWFQNRRTKWRKRHAAEMATAKKKHDSEAEQMRHEDVSDHDDGDPVDVKKLRRDEDNPILRHDHRPDSLSPI